In Gorilla gorilla gorilla isolate KB3781 chromosome 12, NHGRI_mGorGor1-v2.1_pri, whole genome shotgun sequence, the following are encoded in one genomic region:
- the DCTN1 gene encoding dynactin subunit 1 isoform X1 has translation MAQSKRHVYSRTPSGSRMSAEASARPLRVGSRVEVIGKGHRGTVAYVGATLFATGKWVGVILDEAKGKNDGTVQGRKYFTCDEGHGIFVRQSQIQVFEDGADTTSPETPDSSASKVLKREGTDTTAKTSKLRGLKPKKAPTARKTTTRRPKPTRPASTGVAGASSSLGPSGSASAGELSSSEPSTPAQTPLAAPIIPTPVLTSPGAVPPLPSPSKEEEGLRAQVRDLEEKLETLRLKRAEDKAKLKELEKHKIQLEQVQEWKSKMQEQQADLQRRLKEARKEAKEALEAKERYMEEMADTADAIEMATLDKEMAEERAESLQQEVEALKERVDELTTDLEILKAEIEEKGSDGAASSYQLKQLEEQNARLKDALVRMRDLSSSEKQEHVKLQKLMEKKNQELELVRQQRERLQEELSQAESTIDELKEQVDAALGAEEMVEMLTDRNLNLEEKVRELRETVGDLEAMNEMNDELQENARETELELREQLDMAGARVREAQKRVEAAQETVADYQQTIKKYRQLTAHLQDVNRELTNQQEASVERQQQPPPETFDFKIKFAETKAHAKAIEMELRQMEVAQANRHMSLLTAFMPDSFLRPGGDHDCVLVLLLMPRLICKAELIRKQAQEKFELSENCSERPGLRGAAGEQLSFAAGLVYSLSLLQATLHRYEHALSQCSVDVYKKVGSLYPEMSAHERSLDFLIELLHKDQLDETVNVEPLTKAIKYYQHLYSIHLAEQPEDCTMQLADHIKFTQSALDCMSVEVGRLRAFLQGGQEATDIALLLRDLETSCSDIRQFCKKIRRRMPGTDAPGIPAALAFGPQVSDTLLDCRKHLTWVVAVLQEVAAAAAQLIAPLAENEGLLVAALEELAFKASEQIYGTPSSSPYECLRQSCNILISTMNKLATAMQEGEYDAERPPSKPPPVELRAAALRAEITDAEGLGLKLEDRETVIKELKKSLKIKGEELSEANVRLSLLEKKLDSAAKDADERIEKVQTRLEETQALLRKKEKEFEETMDALQADIDQLEAEKAELKQRLNSQSKRTIEGLRGPPPSGIATLVSGIAGEEQQRGAIPGQAPGSVPGPGLVKDSPLLLQQISAMRLHISQLQHENSILKGAQMKASLASLPPLHVAKLSHEGPGSELPAGALYRKTSQLLETLNQLSTHTHVVDITRTSPAAKSPSAQLMEQVAQLKSLSDTIEKLKDEVLKETVSQRPGATVPTDFATFPSSAFLRAKEEQQDDTVYMGKVTFSCAAGFGQRHRLVLTQEQLHQLHSRLIS, from the exons ACGCCCAGCGGCAGCAGGATGAGTGCGGAGGCAAGCGCCCGGCCTCTGCGGGTGGGCTCCCGTGTAGAGGTGATTGGAAAAGGCCACCGAGGCACTGTGGCCTATGTTGGAGCCACACTGTTTGCCACTGGCAAATGGGTAGGCGTGATTCTGGATGAAGCAAAGGGCAAAAATGATGGAACTGTTCAAGGCAGGAAGTACTTCACTTGTGATGAAGGGCATGGCATCTTTGTGCGCCAGTCCCAG ATCCAGGTATTTGAAGATGGAGCAGATACTACTTCCCCAGAGACgcctgattcttctgcttcaaaaGTCCTCAAAAGAG AGGGAACTGATACAACTGCAAAGACTAGCAAACTG CGGGGACTGAAGCCTAAGAAG GCACCGACAGCCCGAAAG ACCACAACTCGGCGACCCAAG CCCACCCGCCCAGCCAGTACTGGGGTGGCTGGGGCCAGTAGCTCCCTGGGCCCCTCTGGCTCAGCGTCAGCAGGTGAGCTGAGCAGCAGTGAGCCCAGCACCCCGGCTCAGACTCCGCTGGCAGCACCCATCATCCCCACGCCGGTCCTCACTTCTCCTGGAGCAGTCCCCCCGCTTCCTTCCCCATCCAAG gaggaggagggactAAGGGCTCAGGTGCGGGACCTGGAGGAGAAACTAGAGACCCTGAGACTGAAACGGGCAGAAGACAAAGCAAAGCTGAAAGAGCTGGAGAAACACAAAATCCAGCTGGAGCAGGTGCAGGAATGGAAGAGCAAAATGCAGGAGCAGCAGGCCGACCTGCAGCGGCGCCTCAAGGAGGCGAGAAAG GAAGCCAAGGAGGCACTGGAGGCAAAGGAACGCTATATGGAGGAGATGGCTGATACTGCTGATGCCATTGAGATGGCCACTTTGGACAAGGAGATGGCTGAAGAGCGGGCTGAGTCCCTGCAGCAGGAGGTGGAGGCACTGAAGGAGCGGGTGGACGAGCTCACTACTGACTTAGAGATCCTCAAGGCTGAGATTGAAGAGAAGG GCTCAGATGGCGCTGCATCCAGTTATCAGCTCAAGCAGCTTGAGGAGCAGAATGCCCGCCTGAAGGATGCCCTGGTGAG GATGCGGGATCTTTCTTCCTCAGAGAAGCAGGAGCATGTGAAGCTCCAGAAACTCATGGAAAAGAAGAACCAAGAGCTGGAACTTGTGAGGCAACAGCGGGAGCGTCTGCAGGAGGAGCTAAGCCAGGCAGAGAGCACCATTGATGAGCTCAAGGAGCAG GTGGATGCTGCTCTGGGTGCTGAGGAGATGGTGGAGATGCTGACAGATCGGAACCTGAATCTGGAAGAGAAAGTGCGCGAGTTGAGGGAGACTGTGGGAGACTTG GAAGCGATGAATGAGATGAACGATGAGCTGCAGGAGAATGCACGTGAGACAGAACTGGAGCTGCGGGAGCAGCTGGACATGGCGGGCGCGCGGGTTCGTGAGGCCCAGAAGCGTGTGGAGGCAGCCCAGGAGACGGTTGCAGACTACCAGCAGACCATCAAGAAGTACCGCCAGCTGACTGCCCATCTACAG GATGTGAATCGGGAACTGACAAACCAGCAGGAAGCATCTGTGGAGAGGCAACAGCAGCCACCTCCAGAGACCTTTGACTTCAAAATCAAGTTTGCTGAGACTAAGGCCCATGCCAAG GCAATTGAGATGGAATTGAGGCAGATGGAGGTGGCCCAGGCCAATCGACACATGTCCCTGCTGACAGCCTTCATGCCTGACAGCTTCCTTCGGCCAGGTGGGGACCATGACTGCGTTCTGGTGCTGCTGCTCATGCCTCGTCTCATTTGCAAG GCAGAGCTGATCCGGAAGCAGGCCCAGGAGAAGTTTGAACTAAGTGAGAACTGTTCAGAGCGGCCTGGGCTGCGAGGAGCTGCTGGGGAGCAACTCAGCTTTGCTGCTGGACTGGTGTACTCGCTGAGCCTGCTGCAGGCCACGCTACACCGCTATGAGCA TGCCCTCTCTCAGTGCAGTGTGGATGTGTATAAGAAAGTGGGCAGCCTCTACCCTGAGATGAGTGCCCATGAGCGCTCCTTGGATTTCCTCATTGAACTGCTGCACAAGGATCAGCTGGATGAGACTGTCAATGTGGAGCCTCTCACCAAGGCCATCAAGTACTATCAG CATCTGTACAGCATCCACCTTGCCGAACAGCCTGAGGACTGTACTATGCAGCTGGCTGACCACATTAAG TTCACGCAGAGTGCTCTGGACTGCATGAGTGTGGAGGTAGGACGGCTGCGTGCCTTCTTGCAG GGTGGGCAGGAGGCTACAGATATTGCCCTCCTGCTCCGGGACCTGGAAACTTCATGCAGTGACATCCGCCAGTTCTGCAAGAAGATCCGAAGGCGAATGCCAGGGACAGATGCTCCTGGGATCCCAGCTGCACTGGCCTTTGGACCACAG GTATCTGACACGCTCCTAGACTGCAGGAAACACTTGACGTGGGTCGTGGCTGTGCTGCAGGAGGTGGCAGCTGCTGCTGCCCAGCTCATTGCCCCGCTGGCAGAGAATGAGGGGCTACTTGTGGCTGCTCTGGAGGAACTGGCTTTCAAAGCAAGCGAGCAG ATCTATGGGACCCCCTCCAGCAGCCCCTATGAGTGTCTGCGCCAGTCATGCAACATCCTCATCAGTACCATGAACAAGCTGGCCACAGCCATGCAGGAGGGGGAGTATGATGCAGAGCGGCCCCCCAGCAAG CCTCCACCGGTTGAGCTGCGGGCTGCTGCCCTTCGTGCAGAGATCACAGATGCTGAAGGCTTGGGTTTGAAGCTCGAAGATCGAGAGACAGTTATTAAGGAGTTGAAGAAGTCACTCAAGATTAAG GGAGAGGAGCTAAGTGAGGCCAATGTGCGGCTGAGCCTCCTGGAGAAGAAGTTGGACAGTGCTGCCAAGGATGCAGATGAGCGCATCGAGAAAGTCCAGACTCGGCTGGAGGAGACCCAGGCACTGCTGCGAAAGAAGGAGAA AGAGTTTGAGGAGACAATGGATGCACTCCAGGCTGACATCGACCAGCTGGAGGCAGAGAAGGCAGAACTAAAGCAGCGTCTGAACAGCCAGTCCAAACGCACGATTGAGGGACTCCGGGGCCCTCCTCCTTCAGGCATTGCTACTCTGGTCTCTGGCATTGCTGGTG AAGAACAGCAGCGAG GAGCCATCCCTGGGCAGGCTCCAGGGTctgtgccaggcccagggctggTGAAGGACTCACCACTGCTGCTTCAGCAGATCTCTGCCATGAGGCTGCACATCTCCCAGCTCCAGCATGAGAACAGCATCCTCAAG GGAGCCCAGATGAAGGCATCCTTGGCATCCCTGCCCCCTCTGCATGTTGCAAAGCTATCCCATGAGGGCCCTGGCAGTGAGTTACCAGCTGGAGCGCTGTATCGTAAGACCAGCCAACTGCTGGAGACATTGAATCAATTGAGCACACACACGCACGTAGTAGACATCACTCGCACCAGCCCTG CTGCCAAGAGCCCATCGGCCCAACTTATGGAGCAAGTGGCTCAGCTTAAGTCCCTGAGTGACACCATCGAGAAGCTCAAG GATGAGGTCCTCAAGGAGACAGTATCTCAGCGCCCTGGAGCCACAGTACCCACTGACTTTGCCACCTTCCCTTCATCAGCCTTCCTCAGG GCCAAGGAGGAGCAGCAGGATGACACAGTCTACATGGGCAAAGTGACCTTCTCATGTGCGGCTGGTTTTGGACAACGACACCGGCTGGTGCTgacccaggagcagctgcaccaGCTTCACAGTCGCCTCATCTCCTAA
- the DCTN1 gene encoding dynactin subunit 1 isoform X2 gives MAQSKRHVYSRTPSGSRMSAEASARPLRVGSRVEVIGKGHRGTVAYVGATLFATGKWVGVILDEAKGKNDGTVQGRKYFTCDEGHGIFVRQSQIQVFEDGADTTSPETPDSSASKVLKREGTDTTAKTSKLRGLKPKKAPTARKTTTRRPKPTRPASTGVAGASSSLGPSGSASAGELSSSEPSTPAQTPLAAPIIPTPVLTSPGAVPPLPSPSKEEEGLRAQVRDLEEKLETLRLKRAEDKAKLKELEKHKIQLEQVQEWKSKMQEQQADLQRRLKEARKEAKEALEAKERYMEEMADTADAIEMATLDKEMAEERAESLQQEVEALKERVDELTTDLEILKAEIEEKGSDGAASSYQLKQLEEQNARLKDALVRMRDLSSSEKQEHVKLQKLMEKKNQELELVRQQRERLQEELSQAESTIDELKEQVDAALGAEEMVEMLTDRNLNLEEKVRELRETVGDLEAMNEMNDELQENARETELELREQLDMAGARVREAQKRVEAAQETVADYQQTIKKYRQLTAHLQDVNRELTNQQEASVERQQQPPPETFDFKIKFAETKAHAKAIEMELRQMEVAQANRHMSLLTAFMPDSFLRPGGDHDCVLVLLLMPRLICKAELIRKQAQEKFELSENCSERPGLRGAAGEQLSFAAGLVYSLSLLQATLHRYEHALSQCSVDVYKKVGSLYPEMSAHERSLDFLIELLHKDQLDETVNVEPLTKAIKYYQHLYSIHLAEQPEDCTMQLADHIKFTQSALDCMSVEVGRLRAFLQGGQEATDIALLLRDLETSCSDIRQFCKKIRRRMPGTDAPGIPAALAFGPQVSDTLLDCRKHLTWVVAVLQEVAAAAAQLIAPLAENEGLLVAALEELAFKASEQIYGTPSSSPYECLRQSCNILISTMNKLATAMQEGEYDAERPPSKPPPVELRAAALRAEITDAEGLGLKLEDRETVIKELKKSLKIKGEELSEANVRLSLLEKKLDSAAKDADERIEKVQTRLEETQALLRKKEKEFEETMDALQADIDQLEAEKAELKQRLNSQSKRTIEGLRGPPPSGIATLVSGIAGGAIPGQAPGSVPGPGLVKDSPLLLQQISAMRLHISQLQHENSILKGAQMKASLASLPPLHVAKLSHEGPGSELPAGALYRKTSQLLETLNQLSTHTHVVDITRTSPAAKSPSAQLMEQVAQLKSLSDTIEKLKDEVLKETVSQRPGATVPTDFATFPSSAFLRAKEEQQDDTVYMGKVTFSCAAGFGQRHRLVLTQEQLHQLHSRLIS, from the exons ACGCCCAGCGGCAGCAGGATGAGTGCGGAGGCAAGCGCCCGGCCTCTGCGGGTGGGCTCCCGTGTAGAGGTGATTGGAAAAGGCCACCGAGGCACTGTGGCCTATGTTGGAGCCACACTGTTTGCCACTGGCAAATGGGTAGGCGTGATTCTGGATGAAGCAAAGGGCAAAAATGATGGAACTGTTCAAGGCAGGAAGTACTTCACTTGTGATGAAGGGCATGGCATCTTTGTGCGCCAGTCCCAG ATCCAGGTATTTGAAGATGGAGCAGATACTACTTCCCCAGAGACgcctgattcttctgcttcaaaaGTCCTCAAAAGAG AGGGAACTGATACAACTGCAAAGACTAGCAAACTG CGGGGACTGAAGCCTAAGAAG GCACCGACAGCCCGAAAG ACCACAACTCGGCGACCCAAG CCCACCCGCCCAGCCAGTACTGGGGTGGCTGGGGCCAGTAGCTCCCTGGGCCCCTCTGGCTCAGCGTCAGCAGGTGAGCTGAGCAGCAGTGAGCCCAGCACCCCGGCTCAGACTCCGCTGGCAGCACCCATCATCCCCACGCCGGTCCTCACTTCTCCTGGAGCAGTCCCCCCGCTTCCTTCCCCATCCAAG gaggaggagggactAAGGGCTCAGGTGCGGGACCTGGAGGAGAAACTAGAGACCCTGAGACTGAAACGGGCAGAAGACAAAGCAAAGCTGAAAGAGCTGGAGAAACACAAAATCCAGCTGGAGCAGGTGCAGGAATGGAAGAGCAAAATGCAGGAGCAGCAGGCCGACCTGCAGCGGCGCCTCAAGGAGGCGAGAAAG GAAGCCAAGGAGGCACTGGAGGCAAAGGAACGCTATATGGAGGAGATGGCTGATACTGCTGATGCCATTGAGATGGCCACTTTGGACAAGGAGATGGCTGAAGAGCGGGCTGAGTCCCTGCAGCAGGAGGTGGAGGCACTGAAGGAGCGGGTGGACGAGCTCACTACTGACTTAGAGATCCTCAAGGCTGAGATTGAAGAGAAGG GCTCAGATGGCGCTGCATCCAGTTATCAGCTCAAGCAGCTTGAGGAGCAGAATGCCCGCCTGAAGGATGCCCTGGTGAG GATGCGGGATCTTTCTTCCTCAGAGAAGCAGGAGCATGTGAAGCTCCAGAAACTCATGGAAAAGAAGAACCAAGAGCTGGAACTTGTGAGGCAACAGCGGGAGCGTCTGCAGGAGGAGCTAAGCCAGGCAGAGAGCACCATTGATGAGCTCAAGGAGCAG GTGGATGCTGCTCTGGGTGCTGAGGAGATGGTGGAGATGCTGACAGATCGGAACCTGAATCTGGAAGAGAAAGTGCGCGAGTTGAGGGAGACTGTGGGAGACTTG GAAGCGATGAATGAGATGAACGATGAGCTGCAGGAGAATGCACGTGAGACAGAACTGGAGCTGCGGGAGCAGCTGGACATGGCGGGCGCGCGGGTTCGTGAGGCCCAGAAGCGTGTGGAGGCAGCCCAGGAGACGGTTGCAGACTACCAGCAGACCATCAAGAAGTACCGCCAGCTGACTGCCCATCTACAG GATGTGAATCGGGAACTGACAAACCAGCAGGAAGCATCTGTGGAGAGGCAACAGCAGCCACCTCCAGAGACCTTTGACTTCAAAATCAAGTTTGCTGAGACTAAGGCCCATGCCAAG GCAATTGAGATGGAATTGAGGCAGATGGAGGTGGCCCAGGCCAATCGACACATGTCCCTGCTGACAGCCTTCATGCCTGACAGCTTCCTTCGGCCAGGTGGGGACCATGACTGCGTTCTGGTGCTGCTGCTCATGCCTCGTCTCATTTGCAAG GCAGAGCTGATCCGGAAGCAGGCCCAGGAGAAGTTTGAACTAAGTGAGAACTGTTCAGAGCGGCCTGGGCTGCGAGGAGCTGCTGGGGAGCAACTCAGCTTTGCTGCTGGACTGGTGTACTCGCTGAGCCTGCTGCAGGCCACGCTACACCGCTATGAGCA TGCCCTCTCTCAGTGCAGTGTGGATGTGTATAAGAAAGTGGGCAGCCTCTACCCTGAGATGAGTGCCCATGAGCGCTCCTTGGATTTCCTCATTGAACTGCTGCACAAGGATCAGCTGGATGAGACTGTCAATGTGGAGCCTCTCACCAAGGCCATCAAGTACTATCAG CATCTGTACAGCATCCACCTTGCCGAACAGCCTGAGGACTGTACTATGCAGCTGGCTGACCACATTAAG TTCACGCAGAGTGCTCTGGACTGCATGAGTGTGGAGGTAGGACGGCTGCGTGCCTTCTTGCAG GGTGGGCAGGAGGCTACAGATATTGCCCTCCTGCTCCGGGACCTGGAAACTTCATGCAGTGACATCCGCCAGTTCTGCAAGAAGATCCGAAGGCGAATGCCAGGGACAGATGCTCCTGGGATCCCAGCTGCACTGGCCTTTGGACCACAG GTATCTGACACGCTCCTAGACTGCAGGAAACACTTGACGTGGGTCGTGGCTGTGCTGCAGGAGGTGGCAGCTGCTGCTGCCCAGCTCATTGCCCCGCTGGCAGAGAATGAGGGGCTACTTGTGGCTGCTCTGGAGGAACTGGCTTTCAAAGCAAGCGAGCAG ATCTATGGGACCCCCTCCAGCAGCCCCTATGAGTGTCTGCGCCAGTCATGCAACATCCTCATCAGTACCATGAACAAGCTGGCCACAGCCATGCAGGAGGGGGAGTATGATGCAGAGCGGCCCCCCAGCAAG CCTCCACCGGTTGAGCTGCGGGCTGCTGCCCTTCGTGCAGAGATCACAGATGCTGAAGGCTTGGGTTTGAAGCTCGAAGATCGAGAGACAGTTATTAAGGAGTTGAAGAAGTCACTCAAGATTAAG GGAGAGGAGCTAAGTGAGGCCAATGTGCGGCTGAGCCTCCTGGAGAAGAAGTTGGACAGTGCTGCCAAGGATGCAGATGAGCGCATCGAGAAAGTCCAGACTCGGCTGGAGGAGACCCAGGCACTGCTGCGAAAGAAGGAGAA AGAGTTTGAGGAGACAATGGATGCACTCCAGGCTGACATCGACCAGCTGGAGGCAGAGAAGGCAGAACTAAAGCAGCGTCTGAACAGCCAGTCCAAACGCACGATTGAGGGACTCCGGGGCCCTCCTCCTTCAGGCATTGCTACTCTGGTCTCTGGCATTGCTGGTG GAGCCATCCCTGGGCAGGCTCCAGGGTctgtgccaggcccagggctggTGAAGGACTCACCACTGCTGCTTCAGCAGATCTCTGCCATGAGGCTGCACATCTCCCAGCTCCAGCATGAGAACAGCATCCTCAAG GGAGCCCAGATGAAGGCATCCTTGGCATCCCTGCCCCCTCTGCATGTTGCAAAGCTATCCCATGAGGGCCCTGGCAGTGAGTTACCAGCTGGAGCGCTGTATCGTAAGACCAGCCAACTGCTGGAGACATTGAATCAATTGAGCACACACACGCACGTAGTAGACATCACTCGCACCAGCCCTG CTGCCAAGAGCCCATCGGCCCAACTTATGGAGCAAGTGGCTCAGCTTAAGTCCCTGAGTGACACCATCGAGAAGCTCAAG GATGAGGTCCTCAAGGAGACAGTATCTCAGCGCCCTGGAGCCACAGTACCCACTGACTTTGCCACCTTCCCTTCATCAGCCTTCCTCAGG GCCAAGGAGGAGCAGCAGGATGACACAGTCTACATGGGCAAAGTGACCTTCTCATGTGCGGCTGGTTTTGGACAACGACACCGGCTGGTGCTgacccaggagcagctgcaccaGCTTCACAGTCGCCTCATCTCCTAA